A single genomic interval of Caretta caretta isolate rCarCar2 chromosome 23, rCarCar1.hap1, whole genome shotgun sequence harbors:
- the LOC125628463 gene encoding 72 kDa type IV collagenase-like, with product MSSSRKLLAWGLVALALCVAAPGSGSPRCTFPFIYKGRSYSSCTTDGRRDKKLWCATTNSYAKDGRWRFCSPMDSLPCTFPFKYKGKSYLACTRDGSTDKRLWCATTSDYDKDGKWKFCTQKVSPACAFPFIYKGKSYSACTRDGTRSRLRWCATTTNYDTDGRWRYCSVTDYDNGEACVFPFTYKGKRFSACTKFDNLFGRFWCATTDSYHMDRQWVFCPD from the exons ATGTCGTCCAGTAGGAAGCTCCTGGCTTGGGGCTTGGTCGCCCTGGCCCTGTGCGTGGCAGCCCCAG GCTCAGGCTCCCCCCGCtgcaccttcccctttatttacAAGGGGAGATCATACTCCTCATGCACCACGGACGGACGAAGGGATAAGAAGCTCTGGTGCGCAACTACCAACAGCTACGCCAAGGATGGCCGATGGAGGTTCTGCTCTCCCATGG ACTCTCTGCCCTGCACCTTCCCCTTTAAGTACAAGGGGAAATCGTACTTGGCCTGCACCAGGGACGGAAGCACCGACAAGCGGCTCTGGTGCGCGACCACCAGCGACTACGACAAGGATGGCAAATGGAAGTTCTGCACCCAGAAGG TCTCTCCCGCCTGCGCCTTCCCCTTTATTTACAAGGGGAAATCGTACTCGGCCTGCACCCGGGATGGGACCAGAAGCAGGCTGCGCTGGTGCGCGACCACCACGAACTACGACACGGACGGCAGGTGGAGGTACTGCAGTGTGACGG ATTACGACAATGGAGAAGCGTGTGTTTTCCCTTTCACCTACAAGGGCAAACGCTTCTCTGCTTGTACCAAGTTTGACAATCTCTTCGGGAGGTTCTGGTGTGCCACCACTGACAGCTACCACATGGACCGCCAGTGGGTTTTCTGTCCCGActga